TCTCATTCAACGGATATGGCTTGAACTGATAAGACTTCGGTTCGATCAGTTCCTTGAAGTTCGTGTAGTCTCCAATGGTAACAAAGGGCTGCACGTAAAATTGAAGACTCAATGTTGGTGTAAAACTGATGTTTGCGCGGGTGGTGAAGTCCAGCGTTCGAGTTGTTAACTCTCCATAGACATAGTGATTTTTAATTTTTCCATTGACATTTTCTTCAATCAACTCCACCCACTGGGCATCCTTGACCTGATAAGCATAACTCGGACCAATGCTAAACTCAATATTGGATGCCGGTCGAATACGAAGATTAACATCCACATCATAGTCATAAGACCTTTTATCATCATTCCAAGCAAAAACAGGATTGAGTTGGAGGCGAATCATTTTGCGGCTGTCGGTGGTGAGATTTGTAAAAATCCACCAACCTGCGGGGCTTTTGATCAGTGCTCCACCACGCCGGACGTCATCATCACTAAATGATTCCAAGTTCCGTCCAATCCACAGATCATAATCCCAATAGTTTTTCAAGCGTCCGTCTGTCCATATCTCAGAATAACGACTAATACTGACCCCGTCGTAGTTCCAATGCCGCCAACCGTAGAGACCAAGAACAACACGCCGGAAAATGCTGAAAGGCTTCTCCTTCCGCACGGTGAGGTCGTAATTCCATTCCAGCATGTCCGAGCGTCGATGGTAGCCGAGATCGTTAATCTCGAAATCAGGAGAGAGAACGCTTAAATCGGTGTCAAACCTTAACCACCCGCCCCGTTTGTCAAACTCCAGATGGGCAAGATACCCTGATTTGCGTGCATCCAGTTTCCCTGCTTGACTCGCTGCTAAGGTGCCAGTTATCTGGTATCGTTCCTCCGCAAACTTCAAATCCCAATCAAGTCCGCCGACATAAGCAGCATTAGAGGATCGTCGATTGACTGCTGTGGTTATCATGCCAATCTGTGAATTCCCTTTCAGCACATCCTGATTGATTCGCCCAACAAAGTAGTTCGTCAAGGGTTCAATGAGGTGATCGCTTTGGGTTCTCTTTCCACCAACAGATTTTTCGATCTGTGCGTACTCCGGTGCGGTGACCGCTTCCATGATGCCGAAGGAGGTTCCGCCTTGTGTTCTGCCCACAATTTTGGCAGCACCAAGTATGGTTGTAGCTTCTGGACGACTCAGTTCCTCCGCACCTTCAGGAAGGTCGAAATGTCCCGGCTGTCGTCCAATTCGGCGGGAGTAAAAGAAACTATAGTCGTTGTTTCCAAAGATGGATGCCCCTTTGACAAAGAAGGGACGACGCTCCCGAAAAAATTCCTCATACGCTGAGAGATTTAGAGTCGCCGGATCTGCCTCTACCTGTCCAAAATCGGGGTTGATGGTGGCGTTGAGGGTCGTTCCAGTGGTAATCCCATATTGGACATCAGCACCAACATTCCCCCACAGGTTGGTTTCGCGGTTGTGGGTCGTCCGCCCCATAGCGTAAGGCAGCACCTCCAAATGACGGGTCGGATGGATATCTTTGATGCCAACCAGGTCCCCAAAGCGAGATACCCAACCCGGTTCATCCTTTTTAATCAAACGCCAATGGGCATTTTCTTTTTTTCGACTAATATCCCGCGTTACCTGGAGCCCCCACGTATATTCCGCTTTTGGAGAAAAACGCAATACGTGAAACGGGATTTTATATTCTGCAGCCCACCCATCTTCGTGAATCTGAGTCTTCACATCCCACACACCGTCCCAGGTGCTGTCCCACCGACCACTGTCGGCAGCGATACCGTCTGTCACAGAACCAGAAGGATAGGCAGTGAACCAGAAAGCACGCTGCCGGTTGTAATGTGGATCAAGGTTAATGTGGATCTTATCCGATTCAACGTAATTGTCCCGCCTGACGAGACGGGAAACGATTTTATCGGGTTCATTGTCATAGCACATAATTCCAAAGTAGAGTGCTTCATCGTCGTAGGCGACTTGGAATGTAGTGCGTTGGGAAGCGGGTTCTCCCTCATCGGGGTCGCGCTGTCGAAAACCTTCGTGAAGCGGGGCGGTTTTCCAGATATCGTCGTCTAAAACACCATCCAATTGTGGTGGTGCGCCTTTAATACGGATAGCAGTTGCAACCCTGTGAGCGGATTCTGTTTCCGTCTGAGCTTTTACGACGCTTGAGAGTAGCAAAACAGAAAAAACTACGATAAACACCCGGACGACCCGAAAGTCCCATTCGATTTTCACCGATTTTTTTCCTCTTTTTTTTAGGATAATTTACGCAATTAAACCCTGTTTTGAAAAAAAAAATCAGAATTTCTGGGAGCCTATTTCTGCCTCGCTGTGCGTCCCCATTCAACGTGTTGCCCTTTCTGTTGAAAATACTGTCTTAATGCGCTTTTTTCTGAAAGTGTAAGTTTCTGACTCTACCTCCTGTCAGTCTAAACCCTGTAACGCGTCTGGTGCCATCGCGCGTAAAATGAACCTCTGGGAAAAACCACGCGTCCCCGACGAAATGACCATCAGTATAGGTTAGCAATATGTCATCGTGTCTTATGTGTTGTGCCACAAGCTGATCTCCACGTACATCAATAGTGTAGGTTGTATCAAGTTCCTCGG
This DNA window, taken from Candidatus Poribacteria bacterium, encodes the following:
- a CDS encoding DUF5916 domain-containing protein → MKIEWDFRVVRVFIVVFSVLLLSSVVKAQTETESAHRVATAIRIKGAPPQLDGVLDDDIWKTAPLHEGFRQRDPDEGEPASQRTTFQVAYDDEALYFGIMCYDNEPDKIVSRLVRRDNYVESDKIHINLDPHYNRQRAFWFTAYPSGSVTDGIAADSGRWDSTWDGVWDVKTQIHEDGWAAEYKIPFHVLRFSPKAEYTWGLQVTRDISRKKENAHWRLIKKDEPGWVSRFGDLVGIKDIHPTRHLEVLPYAMGRTTHNRETNLWGNVGADVQYGITTGTTLNATINPDFGQVEADPATLNLSAYEEFFRERRPFFVKGASIFGNNDYSFFYSRRIGRQPGHFDLPEGAEELSRPEATTILGAAKIVGRTQGGTSFGIMEAVTAPEYAQIEKSVGGKRTQSDHLIEPLTNYFVGRINQDVLKGNSQIGMITTAVNRRSSNAAYVGGLDWDLKFAEERYQITGTLAASQAGKLDARKSGYLAHLEFDKRGGWLRFDTDLSVLSPDFEINDLGYHRRSDMLEWNYDLTVRKEKPFSIFRRVVLGLYGWRHWNYDGVSISRYSEIWTDGRLKNYWDYDLWIGRNLESFSDDDVRRGGALIKSPAGWWIFTNLTTDSRKMIRLQLNPVFAWNDDKRSYDYDVDVNLRIRPASNIEFSIGPSYAYQVKDAQWVELIEENVNGKIKNHYVYGELTTRTLDFTTRANISFTPTLSLQFYVQPFVTIGDYTNFKELIEPKSYQFKPYPLNENRDFHRRSLRGNTVLRWEFQPGSTLFLVWSQSREAALESVREADLDFRPLHRLGSSFTDEGKNVFLIKCRYWFGM